A single window of Pseudophryne corroboree isolate aPseCor3 chromosome 5, aPseCor3.hap2, whole genome shotgun sequence DNA harbors:
- the LOC134928999 gene encoding uncharacterized protein LOC134928999 — protein MYFRQTSRPDRPQTTQDDAGIAGSASVSRPPVRRPSQGSGHLPRRPSKTRRLGTESAAPSSPPRRRISAVSPQPPLALLASPQSDEPRSPQLSEPSLMADVDQQGQDQQATITLQLTPVDPSQPIQLQDIPQASMSPQLAQAPPQTQIPDDFWASWTSQQAQSNASLTAHTQHLASLPHHLPRISRNSGRLIVQVGRIATSMEQIRADNNQMLAHLTRIIDEQQRHQQALVQLIQHNQVVNESLSRIVASHTATNTQLNASINNLSNNITLMAAQQVTSSSGTTTPIQTPVTSPVRRSSRARASEPAQSTAPSTHKRKK, from the exons ATGTACT tccgacagaccagccggccagacaggcctcagacaacccaggatgatgctgggattgcag gttctgcttctgtaagccgacctcctgtaaggcgcccatcacagggctcgggccacttacccaggaggccaagtaagacacggcgtcttggcacggaatctgcggctccatcttccccacccaggcggcgcatttctgcagtgtcaccccagccaccactggcactattggcgagtccacagagtgatgagccccgatcacctcagttatctg agcccagcttgatggccgacgtggaccagcagggacaagaccaacaggcaaccatcacactgcaacttacacctgttgacccgagccagccaatacagctgcaggatatcccccaagcctccatgagtccacaactggcacaagctccaccccaaacacaaataccagatgacttttgggccagttggacaagccaacaggcccaaagcaatgccagcctgaccgcacatacccaacaccttgccagtctgccccatcatctaccgcgcattagtcgcaactcgggcagactgattgtacaagtaggccgaatcgcaacatcgatggagcaaataagggctgacaacaaccaaatgctggctcatttaacgcgcatcattgatgagcaacagcgccatcagcaggcactcgttcaactcattcagcacaaccaggttgtgaatgagtcgttatcccggattgtagccagccacactgcaaccaacacacaactgaatgctagcattaataatttgagcaacaacataacattgatggcagctcaacaagtgacctccagctctgggaccacgacccctatccaaacgccagtaacctcccctgttcggcgttcctccagagcacgtgccagtgagccagcacaaagcacagcacccagcacacacaagcgaaaaaaataa